GACTTACATGGGAAGTCGTCTGGACTAGCAGATCTGGAAAAAAACTCGATTTCATACCTTAAATTGGTGAGATAACTTCCTTAGCACACATAAGGTTTCTCCAAGCACACAGAATCTCAAACGAAAGTGACCCACCCATAATCGTTAGCTTCTATGACTCTATGAACCATAAAAATGTAGAATCAAAATCTTGGTTTTTTTTAGCTGAATGTGGAGAGAAAGTGAGAGAGATGTTGTGTTTAGTTCATAAGAATGGAGAAAGAAGAAGGGTAAATCGATTTTGGGAGCATTAAGAGCTTCAAATTGGTTGTTCATGGTGGTTAGGGTATTGATGACAATGACAATCTTGTAATTACTTGAAGATGACGAGGGTGAGAGAATAAAAATGTCATTTTCGAAAAGAAAAAAAATTGATGGCATTTTCATGAATTATATGAACTTGTGGGGTGAATAGGACAAAACTAATTTCCAAAAAAATGGAGATTACTTTTGTGTTTGATTTTGAGTTTTAGGTCAATTTTGCAAAAAGCTCTTATTTTTTTAAACTATCTTTATTATGTGGTTAAAACTTTAGCCACTCATGCTTAACATCATAAGAATTAAGTTGTGGTCTCTAGTAGAAACTCTCTACCGGTCTAGTAGTATCAAAACATTTGTGGCTGCATGGCTCCACTACTGAAAAAGATCTTTAAGTAACTCGATCTTTTTGAATTTTATTTTTTAAGATATGTCTTACATTCTCATCGTCTACTCGTCTTAATTTTTTTAGCCAAATTATTTTGTCATAGCATGAATATATTCTTATACCATTTCCAAAAGAATAAACTCTTATGTAGATCCTTTTTATTGGTTTATTTATACTATTTAGTTATTGCATTTTCGTATGGTAGTTAATCAGTATGAATTGAAATGTGAGACATTAGACAGACGTATGTTTCCCACACGTCTTATATATATATATATAAATATCTGTTGTGGTAAAATAATACATGTTTTTCTAATAATTTCCTTTGTTTGCTTTTGAATCCTCAAATCATGATCGACTTCCAATGACTAAGACCAGTTGGTCAATCTTGATCTCTTTATATTGAATTTATGTTTCTTCCTCGCAATTTTTCTTTTCTCATTCGTAGTTTCAATGAATGTAATTGATTGGACGATACAACTCAGATATAATATCTACCTGTAAGGATTCATATACAATCATGTCTGTTTTGTTAAAGCAAAAACACAACTAGATCTGATCATATCAGATACATACATCTAAAATTAATTTGATAAATTTGAATTGTATAGTCCTAACCGAATATTTATATGAAATATATGTTAAAAGTGTTGTATCAGAAACACATAAGATTTAGTATTAGTATAAGTAGTCAAAAGAAAAATTGGGATGAGACTTTTCAAAATTGGATCACATATTAAAACTTGATGGTAAAATTATTTGCCTCATTGTTAGTCTACTTTTAGTCTTGCAAATAAAATTGTGTTCTAAGCAAACTACGTTGTTAAAAAGATTACAAATAATTTTACTTATGAACTACATAGCTGAATACTTTTGAAAAAACCATATGTAAATACGTTTATTTATAAATAGGATCAAACAAACAACAGATTAAAAGGGTTACTTATCGACAAATTTAACCCAATCAACCATTCCGAGAGACAAATTACTAACAATCGCTCATTAAATACATAATCTACAAGAATACAATAACAAATCAAAATAACTTCTTCCTGATTCTGATGAAATCTTCGGCTTCTTCTTTGAATAACACTTCAATTTTCTTCTTCTTTGATTGAGACAATGAAGACATGGCTTTCGCAGACGCAACTCTTCTCACTAGAACCTTCCACTTCATCTCCTCGACCATTTTATTGTCCTTTTCTCCTCTACTCTTAAATTGCCTACTCCAATCACAAAAAAGTGACAATGAAATTAGATTCCAATTTCTAAAATATCTTTACAAAAACAAAAGATTTTTGTAAAATAGCTTTAGGAAAACAAAAGTTATTTCCAGCCTTCTCATCATGACTCATCATCTAATAAGTAGGTCACCACCACAAACATATTATCATTATTATTGTCGCCGAAAGTGAATATCAAACGAGATTTTACTATAGAGAAGTGAATACTTTCATCATTAGAATCATAAAAGAAAAAAAAAACATGGGTTTTGCTTATTATTCTCAATATGTCGGCTGTTTTACCTGCAAAGTGGGACACGACAAGACTCAGATTGGTCGCAGATTGAAGAATGGAGTCTAAGGAGTTGAATCATTCTCTTGCAACGAAGACAACCTTTGCCATCGACTCGTTTCTTGCAGACTGTAAAGTGACGTATCAAAAGTTGGAGTCCGTAACAAGTCGAGAAAGCACCGCATGGACCGGTTTTTACTTGAGATGTTGACTTATTGTTGTCTAAGTTGGACGATGGTCCTACCCACGTGCAACCATCGGTGCATATGTGCTCTATACATTCCATGGCTTCACTCAATTTCATATAAAGATTCTGTTCTCGTCTGTGTCTCCGTCTTCTTTTCTTCCTCTGCAAGAAATCATCCAAAAACCTAAATATGATCAGAAACTGATACTCATAGCCAGTTCTGAACACGTCCAGGATGAAACATTCACACTGGTCCCTAAATTTATAAAGCTATTATATTTAGTCGAATGGCCCCAAATTTTCAATATTTATATTAAAAATGACTTAAAATGTTTTTGACTTTTTTCCAACAATAACTATACTACTCTCAAGTTCTAAACTAGTCACCGGTTTGGCATAATTGGCCTTTTAAATCTTAGATTAAGGCAATTGGATTAAGGCTTTGCTAATACAGATAAATTATAAGAGTAATTTTAGTAATAATATCAGTCCAGACTTTTGGTTTATATATATATGTATATAATATATCTATTAAACCAGGAGGGAACAAACAGAGAAAAAATATGTAAAAATGAAAAACGTTATGGGTTTAAAGATTTGTTACCGATTCAGCCTCATCAATGAACTGGAGAATGTCGAGTTCAAGCAAAGGATCGTGTTCTTGAAGAAACTTCCATCCTTCGGTTTGCTCAACGGTCTTGAACTTTGAGTGGATCAAACGCATGCACTTGAGAATAAGGTCAGGTGCGTCGCAGAGCCGAGCTAGCTGGAGAACATCGACCACGTTCTCTGCCGTCACTCTCTCGCCGACGCCTTTCGTGCACCTTTGCTTAAGCTGAGGCACCATGTACACGTGTGATAGAGCAAGTAGATGGATTCCATAATTCTCCATTTCCTTCTCCGTCAAACTAAACGAACGACACGAAATGGTATTTTAGACATTATAGAGAAAAAACAATTGCAGTTGAATGTTTCAAATTTGATTCATAATAAGTTTTGCCTTCCTTGTGTTTCACACGTTTTGAATATTAAATCAAAGTCCAAATCAATCGTGATACGGTTTATATTGGAAAAGTCAAATTTTGTGTATATATATATAAATAAATCAACCATTTAGCAATGATCTTCCCACGATTTTAGTAGGAAATAATATTAGTAAATAAATTCATTCAATTCATCTAAAAGTTTATCAAAACCCTAATCATTCGTAATATTTGAAAAATATGAGACTAACCTGGGAGAGTAGAGGAATCTAACGAAGACTGAAACGGCGTCACATGGAACGCCGAGAATCTTAACCACTCTCTTCGATGATCCGCGTCCGCCGTGGCTTTTCCTCGGCTTCTCGATGATGTTGATAAGTACCGGCGACGCAGAAGCCTGCATTGAAAGTTTGATATCGAAAGAAGAAATAAGATGGAGAACGTAGGAAACTGATCGGACATCCAACAAAAAGAGTCTTACCAATACGCCGGAGTGTGCCGGAATACGACGGCGACCGGAAGTGATGATGTCAACATCAGTTTCCACAAGATCATATGAGATCTCATCGGCTGATAACGAAACACCGTCGTTTTGAGTAGCAGTTATGGCCATCGTAACTAGGACAGCTTTTGGTTTCAGACAGAGGATTTGGGTAAGTTTTGTGTGGGATGTCTTGAAGGGATGCATCTCTGGCATTTTATAGACAGCTCAGCGGAGCCTTGCTTTTATACGATTTTTAATGCCACGTGGCATTTTATTTAATAAATATCTTTTTTTTGTCTATGTCTTAGACTATATTAACGCTGAAACATAAATGGGTTTTTTAATTTTTTTTTTTTAATTTTTAATTTTATTTTTTTGACTGAATAAAAAAAAATTAAAAACCAACCAATCGCGGACTAACACGTGTCAGTGTGGCCCGCAAACAGTGCAAAAAACCAGTAAACAAGGATCCTTATTCTGGTTTTTCTGCCACCGATTTTTTTCTTCCTGTGAGCTCCTCTCCTCTTAAAAAACCCACTAAAACCCCACTAAAAACCCAGATAATCCTGCACTTATACCCCATGCTACGAGCGTATTTGACTCTTTGTATTTGTGTAAACTACAATACGCAAAAAATTAACTGTATAGTGAACTGTATTTGAGGTGTTTTGGCATCTTTAACACCAACCAAGATTCGGAATAATAAAATGTGGTTATTCGTTTGATAAAACAAAAATATATCAAACAGTAACTTTTTTCTTCGGAGTTCAAACCATATCAAATCATTTCTTAAATCATATAAAAATTGGAACTGATAGGGTTATCTTGTTACAGATTTATAAATGGAATGAAAACTGAAAACTCAACAATATATATAGATTAGTGTAAACTGATAAATGTTAGAACTCTTACAACAAAAAGTCTATGTTGATCTTGTCATATAGGTTTGTTCATTCAATATATAATATATATGTAGTAAAAGATTTAAAGAAACATGCATTAGAAATTTAAGGTATTCATTTTGTCTGTACTCAGTCCGCAGAAGTTTGAAATTTTAGTCTGCATATCTTGAAATAATTACCTGCATTCTGACTACCCTTAGGTATGTTATGTATATTAAAAAGTGTAATGCATGCAACACTCTTATTATAAAACAATGTGGCGTTAATATGCCTCCAACATTTTCAAATAGCCGCATTGCCTTCTAACACAACCACAAAGAACGCATTAATTGTTTAAGAAACTTTTTTTTTTAAATCCTAAAAAGCTATACCAACAGGATCTAACCAAGAGATCATTAGCAACATTTTATGTGTTGAAACTGTACCTTCGACACACCAACTCTATTATATTCCATTGTTACTTTTACATTTCCACTAAAAGTGACCTTTAATAGTATAGCTTTTGGCATCGATGACAACAAAACAATATTATTTTGGGTACCATGTAGGATGTTGTCCCCATGAGGTCACGAATGTTGTGTTTTTTATTGTTCCTGCGTGGAAAAAAGTGATAAATCCGGTCCCAGAGTATGAAGAAAAAGAGTGGATCGACCATCTATTTCCCCACGATAACTATTATATAACATCAAATCTCCACCGAATTTTAACCTCATGCTAAATCCCTACAAAATAAAAATTGCAAAGCTACTTCTCCATGAATCAATAGTTGGTAACTTAATTACCCATAGATCATGGTTTAAATTGGTTTATTGGTTTTAATTGGGTTACTCCTAATCAAAAAGCTTAAAATCAATTAAACCAAACCAAAATCCAATTTTATATATAATTTTTTTTCTTAAAAAATTTATCATCTTCTTCAGAGGCCTTCCTTCTCCTTTTTCACCAACGTCGTTAATCCTAGCCATTGCCAAAAACTGATCTTCTCTCATGATCAATTTATTGGTGAGAACGAAAGCAGTATGGAGTCATCCCAACCCTTTCTTAGTACACAATACCGTCACTGGTCTTCCTAAAGCCGATAAGCTCTGTTGCTCGCGGCGTCTCTCCTCCTCTGACCCTACACTCATCGTCTCTGAGCATCTCCTCATTCCAGGCTATAATCTCTCCTCCTCCATTGCCGTTTAATCAAAAACGTATACATCACCATCGTAAATCCGTCAATATACTGCAGGAGAGACTCACAGTTTTCGGTATATATGCTTATGCTGCGGATGAATTTGATGGTTTCTGGAGAAAAAGACGATATGGGTTTAATCTAACCGACATGTTGATGAATTAAATGTTGAGTTTGGTTTCTGGGTACTTAAGCCTCTCAAAGAAAAGGCATGGGCGGATATCCTTGATGAAGGAGACAATATTGATTGGAAGAAGAATATAAGTTTGATGTTTCTTTGAAAGAAAAAATTGCAAAAGAGATTTTAGTACATCACAGAAACATAAGAAAGTTTACGAATTACGGTGGTTCAGGTGGGGAGTTTTTGCGTTTCTTTTACAACTGAAGAAAGGCCGGTTATTGGAATTAAACCGACCCTTGACTCTTACCAAGAGCCACCTCCTCCTCTACGTGGCTGCTTATCCTCATCCACTCTCAAGCCCTCTTGTTTGGCCACTTGTAGTTATCTGATTGATATGTTTTTGCCCATTGTTTATAAAATCATCAAATGAGTTTAAAGAAATGTTAATTTAAATCGGAGAAGCAAAGAAAGCTCGCCGCATATGGCAGGCAAATCTAATCCAATCGTAACAATCAAGTTTAAATAGGACTCCTTTTTTTTTATCAACGTTTATATAGCAAATTAACCCATAACTAAACGAACTCGGATCCAAAACTATACATGTTTTCAAAAATATAGATATCCATGCTAACTAGTAATGTAGACATCTCATAAGGTCACAACCATTCTAACCACATTACAACTTGATGTTTTGAAGCTTAGCCAAGAGTTGTATACATAGTTTATATGCAATTTTTAGTTGAATAATATTTACGTAGTTGATTACATAATGTTTGTATGTATATTCGATAAATTAATCATGATGCGGCTTTGAGTATTCACAAATGGCTCTTTAAGAAGACTAAACAACAAAATCCAAAACTTGTGGATAAGTTTACACGAAAGATAAAAGGGAAAAGCGTAACATAAACTAATGGATTTGAGGATTTCATGCAAAATTCTTCCAATATTTAAGCATTTTGAATTTTAAATATATAACAGTTTATATTCTAAACAGTGTATACTCCACTTGAACTTATAAGAAGCACTGGAGACTGATGTGCATGTTATACTCCGATCTTATCCTTAGAGTTTGGACTTTTGAGTAGATTTGTATTTTGCAAAGTATCATGAATCAGCACTGTACTTATAATAAACGGTAGTCGGTAGATATCCACAAAATGTATGTGCTTTGACATAAGTCCATAAAAATTGTACCGGCTATCGAGATTCTTTATTGGAGATGATGCATATGTGTATTTCTATATTTTCCCAAGTTTTCTTGTTTGACCTAAAAGACTAACAAGAAAAAGAAAGAAACATGTGTATCACATTAATATTTAAATATTGACCAATTCAAAAAACCAGGATGTCAGTTGACCTGATCACCCTCCCTTGATCTTCGGAGGCAACCACGCCGCTGAATCCTTAATATTTTGATACATCTTCTTTGCGTTGATAGAGACTATATTTTTTATTCTTTTTTTCCTATAAACTTTTTAAGATAATTTGATAACTCTATAAATATTTATTTGAACTTCACAAAACAAGTAGAATGGTCTTCACAAACTTTGTGCTGCTCACAAACTTGCAATCTGGCGGGTAGTTTGGTGCTAGCCTTTTTAATATAGTCTTCGAACTAGGTCCAGATGAGAACATACATGTGGATATCACGACTACGGGTGTGATTGGTAGTGGCTGTGAGTGCTCTCTACAGCCTCATTTCTTTCTAGAGCACTAAATCTACATCAATCTTGATTTCTATTTTTTTTTAAGTTCACAGCCTTTTTATAAAATCCACAGCACTTCTTTGAAATTATGTCTTTACAATTTCTCTGCAGAGACAAAAACCTACAACTCATATTTAAAGACTTTTAAAAATTAAAAATCTAAAGGCAAAGCAATAAAAACCACAGCAATATTTCTACAGTCAAAAAATGAAATCACAGCAGTTACCAATCAACCCCACATATCATATTACCGACAAAAAAAATAAGATGACAAACTTTTAATAAAATCTCTGCAATTTTTTAAGAAACTCTTGTCTTTTTCAGTATGTTAACCTTTTAAAAGGCCACATAAATCGAAGAAAAACATTCAATGGCACAAATAGCAATTGAAGCCCATTAACTACAAAGACCCATAATATTATTTACGGCATGATCGGTTTAAAAGCAGCGGTTGCAGGTGTGGGAGTTTGCGGATGCGGTTGGTTGCGGTTTCAAGCGTTTTGTATGACTGGTATAACGTTTGAAAATTATTGCGTTTGCAGATATTTGTGACTGGTTGATTATAAGATATTGCAGCGGTTTAATAGTAAATTATCCATATTAACATATTATAACATTATAAAAATATAAAAAACATACTATTGTAATAAAATATAATAATTATCAATATAATATGATTAATAAAAATATTATGTTTATTTATAAAAAATTTAAATTAGTTGAAATTTATAATTTTAATAAAATTTGTTTTGAAGAGATATATTAGAACTTTTTAAAAAATATTTTATTTCGTTTTATATGTGTGTATATCTTTATATATGTGTGTATATAAATGTTGAAAATAATTTTAAATTTATTTTTGCACCCGCAACCGCAAACGCTAGCTGGAACCAGCTTTTGATTCTAAGAGGTTCGGAGCGATTTGCATGATTGTTTCGGAACATTGTTGTTCTCTTTTGATCATTGTTCCATGCGTGACATGTTTCATTGTGCGTACTGTTTACGCTACAAAGCTATTAACATTGGGTTTCAGGTTAACAGAAATCTTAGAAAAGAGCAGGACACTTGGCGGAAGAAGGCCAAGGAAGTAGAAGCGAGGTGCAAGATGTGTTCTCTTGTTAATATGTTTACATAAACAATCATAATATATCATCCATATAGTAAAAGAGGGTGAATCGTTTTTTTGTGTCTATCCAGGGAAGCTGAATAGCTAGGATCAATACAGTGTACTGACTTGTTTTTAATATATAAACAGTTAGATATATTCATAGATAAGATACGAAGAACAAATATGTTGTTACAAGCACGTAAAATATATTAGTTGTTGAGACGAAGACACCCACATCAAGCGAAGCTCTGTTGAATTTGTTGAATAATCGGAGGGATAATAGTTTGATAAGCTTTCTCAGTTGGATGAGCAATGTCCCAAAACACATGTCGAGATGCATCCAAGCACGGTACCGGAGCCGCAGGAGAACAACAGCAAGGCCAAGTTGACCACGTAAATCCTAAAAGGAACCCAAATTATTTTATGCATGGCCGTGAAAAAAACTATTTAAAAAAAAAAGAAATGACTAATGCATTCACAGCTTCAATGAAAAAAAATATCCAAAAGAAAAGAACACTAACCTGATCTTAGTGGGTTGATGACGAGTTCAAGAAGAGGATTATACATGTCAATGTAGATGGAACGAGAGCCTGGGAGCACTGAGTTCAGATTGTTGACTTCGTTTGCTAGCTTCTGGTTAAAGAGTCTAGCGACTGCGTTTGCGGGTTCTAGGCATATCCCTCCAATAGCGTTGCTTGCTCCTGGTAAGCAACCCAAAGGCAACGTTCCCATAATCGCAAATTTTCTTGCTCCCAAATTATATAACTCCTATATATATATAAATCAAACATAAGTTGATACATGTAAAATTTGGTATTGAATTTTAAAAATTAGGTACCTGCATGAATGATTGAGTCCATGAAATCATCATGTTGGTGTAGGAGAATACAGTATATCGAGTGTTTCTTGCTGGATTGGAGACAAATGTGATGCCAAGATCGTTATTTCCAGCGGAAATTACATAAACTGCATTTGAGATGATTGATCTCGTCTTCTCTTCATCTCCAGTGATGCTGTTTAGCTTTGCTATGTAAGCTTTGAAATCGTTCAATTGGTCTGGTATCCATATAACTCCCTGTGATTAATTTGTATTTTAATTAAATGATGAATTTTTATATGTTACATAAAAATTTAAATTACATTCCCTTAAGTTTAAGTTACCTGAACTTGTGCGGTCATTGGATCTAAACCAGAACCACCAGAAGCAAAACTAACACCGGTTAAGATATCATTGGGTTGAAGATCTGAACTACGATAAGCTGGTACAATGTTCTTTACTCCCAAACCTTCGGCTGCATGCATATTATTCCACCCAAAAAAGAATTAAATTCTGAATTCACTTTTAATAACAAACTAAAAAAATTGATGTCCAGTTGCGTGAGTCTGTTCTCCTAGTGATTATTAATTTAATATGGTATGGATCCTCGTTCGATAGGGAATGTACATGTTTTACGGGTTTAGAATCTTCTAGTTATTCAAAAAATATTATAATGAAAATGATTAGTTATATACCAATCATATCTGTAGGAATTCTTCCATTGCCAAATCTTCCAGTGGCTTGTCGAGTTACAAAATCTCTTCCATACGGATAGAAATTGACTTTAGTTAAAGTGCTAAGGTCATTGTTGTTGCCGGTATCGAGTATTGAATCTCCAAATGCTATAACCGCTGGAATATTTCCTGCTTGAGCTACAGAACTCGATATAATCGAGACTAATACTGTTACGGTTTGGAAAAGTATAGTACTCATTTCAAAATGCTACTTTCTTTTCCTCTCAATTCAATATTTGATTGCGATGATGGAATGGGATTAATTAACATTGCTTATGTATACATCTTAAAAACCTATTAACGGAACATAACTGTTATGATCAGTATTTTTGTTACCAGAGAGCTATATTTATATTAACAGTTCCCCCGAATCCATTTTATCCATGAGGCTTGGTCCATCTTCTATTATTCTGTTATATTGTTTCATACATACGTAACTAAGTCGGTTCAGACTGTTGATAACTCCCTTAATGGGCATGGCTTGATTGGATATGTATAATATATTGAGAAATGTGTAACAGTTATATATGTGAAAGATGTACTACACAAACAACTTGTTCTTAAGATTATTTAATTAGTAAGTCGTTTTATTAACTGTCATGCAACTAAACATAATGCGTCTAAACATAAAATTGGCTCACTTTTCCATCAAGATTATTACATAACTAGCTTTCAAGTGCTGGTTTCATTATATTATTATATATTATACACACACACATACAGACTGGTACGGCTATGATCAGCATGGGAACCCTTTTTGCAGCTGAGTGCACCCAATGCTATAGTTATACCACCAACGCGAGAGGACGGTCTAGCGGCTAGGGTGGAGGCTTTAGAATAGCTTGACGATTTCGTTGGCCCTGCGCCAGAAAGTGTATGCACCATAAACATTAGATCTCCTTTGGATCTCCAATCCAGTGACTCTATTCGCTTTCAGGCGCATCCTCATCCTTTTTAACCGAATTTAACAGAATGTGGAATCGAACAAGGGACCTTGCACTGATGGATTTGTACATCTGCAAAGCTCCATAGTAATTGCTTTCATCTACCACTTTCTTCAATTTATCAATATGCTATAACAATTTGAAAGGAAAAAAAGAAAAGGGATCAAATTCAATAATCAAACGTTTGATCCCTCTCTCGACATTGATTTTGGATCTTTCTCTCTGCGTTGATTAATTTTGCAGAAGCTAAACAGAGATTGAGAGAGATGCGTCGCCTCTTTGCGGTTTTAACCTAATTAATCTTTATAATTACTCAAAAATAATTTGACACCATTATTGTAAACTCATGTCTTAACCATATTCAAAAGATTATCACTAACTGACATTACTACTACACATGTAAATGGATCATAAACGGATCTAAATACGGTTTAAAAACTGGTTTAATATGGTTAAATGAATTGTTTAGAGAACAGTAATTCAATTATGAATCGCTTTGAGGGGTGAGTGAAGACAAAACTTGAGTCTTAAGTAAACTATCAATTATTACACTTTTCGTACACATAGGCTCTTATGACTGAGTTGTAGGCAAACCAAAAAAAATAAACAAAAATGTATAATATCATCCGAAAGGAAAAGAAGATATGGTTTGTAACTCG
This genomic interval from Brassica oleracea var. oleracea cultivar TO1000 chromosome C2, BOL, whole genome shotgun sequence contains the following:
- the LOC106322551 gene encoding BTB/POZ and TAZ domain-containing protein 1-like, yielding MAITATQNDGVSLSADEISYDLVETDVDIITSGRRRIPAHSGVLASASPVLINIIEKPRKSHGGRGSSKRVVKILGVPCDAVSVFVRFLYSPSLTEKEMENYGIHLLALSHVYMVPQLKQRCTKGVGERVTAENVVDVLQLARLCDAPDLILKCMRLIHSKFKTVEQTEGWKFLQEHDPLLELDILQFIDEAESRKKRRRRHRREQNLYMKLSEAMECIEHICTDGCTWVGPSSNLDNNKSTSQVKTGPCGAFSTCYGLQLLIRHFTVCKKRVDGKGCLRCKRMIQLLRLHSSICDQSESCRVPLCRQFKSRGEKDNKMVEEMKWKVLVRRVASAKAMSSLSQSKKKKIEVLFKEEAEDFIRIRKKLF
- the LOC106326638 gene encoding GDSL esterase/lipase At5g63170, whose product is MSTILFQTVTVLVSIISSSVAQAGNIPAVIAFGDSILDTGNNNDLSTLTKVNFYPYGRDFVTRQATGRFGNGRIPTDMIAEGLGVKNIVPAYRSSDLQPNDILTGVSFASGGSGLDPMTAQVQGVIWIPDQLNDFKAYIAKLNSITGDEEKTRSIISNAVYVISAGNNDLGITFVSNPARNTRYTVFSYTNMMISWTQSFMQELYNLGARKFAIMGTLPLGCLPGASNAIGGICLEPANAVARLFNQKLANEVNNLNSVLPGSRSIYIDMYNPLLELVINPLRSGFTWSTWPCCCSPAAPVPCLDASRHVFWDIAHPTEKAYQTIIPPIIQQIQQSFA